Proteins encoded together in one Ipomoea triloba cultivar NCNSP0323 chromosome 4, ASM357664v1 window:
- the LOC116015386 gene encoding uncharacterized protein LOC116015386 — MSSPTSFAQQVAQRIHKGKAPEDESSRKNTRTEYIEVPTGNQILLMTPAMLSRYKQLLNFPIVQWKYVDLTVLEEFECKYGLERLIQEPYWNHLLSLRQDTFIPLVHEFIASLHVEGVTGDLYSPTIKFRLFNQDHHISANNLGVLLGFYEEGDQSKHWYRRLKHDFGDRDTPRKYWAMIAKPGIDWVGSRVRVFHIVREDLRVLWKVIAHSWEGRPEAYDRVSKTELFMLWSMDTGSSVNMSLICKNWLIAQQQESTRAIFIGPLVTRLCVALGHQMKMHWFEHRLQGAHIVPLLGRRKAKSKTSSVN, encoded by the coding sequence ATGTCTTCCCCAACTTCATTTGCGCAACAAGTGGCTCAAAGAATCCATAAAGGAAAAGCACCTGAGGATGAAAGCAGCAGGAAGAACACGAGAACTGAATACATTGAGGTGCCAACTGGGAATCAAATTCTGTTAATGACGCCGGCTATGCTGAGTCGGTATAAGCAATTGCTGAACTTCCCAATAGTGCAATGGAAGTACGTTGACTTGACTGTTCTAGAAGAATTTGAATGCAAGTACGGGCTTGAAAGATTGATCCAAGAGCCCTATTGGAATCATTTGTTGAGTTTGAGACAAGATACCTTCATTCCTCTGGTCCACGAGTTTATTGCAAGTTTACATGTCGAAGGAGTGACCGGAGACCTCTATAGCCCGACAATCAAGTTCCGGCTCTTTAACCAAGATCACCACATTTCGGCTAATAACTTGGGAGTTCTCTTGGGATTCTATGAAGAAGGCGACCAGTCGAAGCACTGGTATAGGAGGCTAAAACATGATTTCGGAGATAGAGACACCCCAAGGAAATATTGGGCGATGATTGCAAAGCCGGGCATTGATTGGGTTGGGTCCAGAGTGAGAGTCTTTCACATCGTGAGGGAAGACTTGAGAGTTTTATGGAAGGTAATCGCGCATTCTTGGGAAGGAAGACCGGAGGCTTATGATCGAGTCTCCAAGACAGAGTTGTTTATGTTGTGGAGTATGGATACGGGTAGCTCCGTAAATATGAGCTTGATATGCAAGAATTGGCTCATTGCCCAGCAGCAGGAGTCAACAAGGGCAATCTTTATAGGCCCTTTGGTAACCCGACTGTGCGTTGCTTTGGGTCACCAAATGAAGATGCATTGGTTTGAGCATAGATTGCAGGGGGCACACATCGTTCCCTTATTAGGACGTCGCAAGGCTAAATCTAAGACATCTAGCGTGAACTAG